A section of the Solitalea canadensis DSM 3403 genome encodes:
- a CDS encoding DUF5691 domain-containing protein has translation MHSEDIIKSALLGTDKYIPNAPSALTEWDSSLQATKEDKEDYFLKLAVGALLFDELGTDPVKVTDVGTVCPCETKEYISIKATSLLNQLLQTKEELLFSYFINLCWEQGKVVTPEFVPELLDKAFVNKNKESALSLVEVCGETGKWLTGLSESWSQLFNPQGTDIWETGSFVQRKSYLKQLREQDLRAVIPLLEKTIAEETASNRQEFLEIFAIGLSLDDESFLTGFIADRSKVIKQTVYNLLRSLRGSALNLSYIEFLKKVLSVQEQRAFIIVKKKSLVISKEFTPDKELFESGIGKISSQKGVDDSDFWVSELIQYVHPEDLASLLGTTVGEALELFLDHPQKKLFTPSLIQAVNTYRYTSWLDKLIDQKEVDGKSLIHLMNVTDRYKYLEQLLENELSYVIQLVCDLDENELIPAAFAEKLLLKLKKEPYTVYQNGYALLAMHLPQSVCGTLERYYNTGNEQAHDRYLSTQSAAMLRIIEIREKIKDYLSNN, from the coding sequence ATGCATTCAGAAGATATAATTAAGTCGGCTCTTTTAGGGACTGATAAGTATATTCCCAATGCTCCCTCTGCATTGACGGAATGGGATAGTTCCCTGCAAGCGACAAAAGAAGATAAAGAGGATTATTTTCTAAAGTTAGCTGTCGGTGCCCTACTGTTTGATGAGTTAGGAACCGATCCGGTTAAGGTAACAGATGTAGGTACAGTTTGCCCTTGTGAAACGAAAGAATATATTTCAATAAAGGCAACCTCATTACTTAATCAATTACTACAAACCAAGGAAGAGCTTTTATTTAGCTATTTTATCAATTTATGCTGGGAGCAAGGAAAGGTGGTAACTCCAGAATTTGTACCGGAACTGCTTGATAAAGCATTTGTCAATAAAAATAAAGAAAGCGCTCTAAGTTTAGTTGAAGTTTGTGGCGAAACAGGTAAATGGCTAACCGGATTGAGTGAATCATGGAGCCAATTATTCAATCCTCAGGGTACTGATATATGGGAAACAGGGAGCTTTGTGCAGCGTAAAAGTTACCTTAAACAACTTCGTGAACAAGATCTTCGAGCTGTAATTCCATTACTGGAAAAAACAATTGCAGAAGAAACTGCTTCCAATCGTCAGGAGTTCCTTGAAATATTTGCCATTGGTTTAAGCCTAGACGATGAGTCTTTTCTGACAGGGTTTATTGCTGACCGAAGTAAAGTGATTAAACAAACGGTTTACAATTTATTAAGATCGTTAAGAGGTTCTGCTCTTAACCTTTCTTATATCGAATTTCTTAAAAAGGTTTTGTCTGTACAGGAACAACGTGCTTTTATCATTGTTAAAAAGAAATCGTTGGTGATTAGTAAAGAATTTACTCCTGATAAGGAATTATTTGAGTCAGGAATCGGAAAGATCAGCTCCCAGAAAGGAGTTGATGATAGTGATTTTTGGGTTTCCGAGTTGATTCAATATGTTCATCCGGAAGATCTTGCCAGTTTGTTGGGTACAACTGTCGGAGAAGCATTAGAGCTATTTTTGGATCATCCACAAAAAAAGCTTTTCACTCCGTCATTGATTCAAGCTGTAAATACTTATCGATATACCAGCTGGCTCGATAAGTTAATTGATCAAAAAGAGGTAGACGGAAAAAGCTTAATTCATTTGATGAATGTAACTGATCGTTATAAATACCTGGAGCAGCTGCTTGAAAACGAATTAAGCTATGTTATCCAGTTGGTATGTGATTTAGATGAAAACGAACTGATACCAGCTGCATTCGCAGAAAAACTTCTTTTAAAGCTAAAAAAAGAACCTTACACTGTTTATCAGAATGGTTATGCTTTGCTTGCAATGCATTTACCTCAGTCGGTTTGTGGTACATTGGAACGATATTACAATACTGGAAATGAACAGGCACATGACAGATACCTTTCAACCCAGTCGGCAGCAATGCTTCGTATCATTGAAATCAGAGAGAAAATAAAAGATTATTTAAGTAATAATTAA
- a CDS encoding SWIM zinc finger family protein, translating to MNITEEQVIQLAPDTSSLKAGQQLATVAKWVKRHVHEKAIWGYCQGSGKEPYKTMIDRANLAFKCSCPSRKFPCKHGIALGLLYAKNPGDFQVETTLAELVEEWIGKREVKAEVKKEKEEKPVDEAAQKKRVEAREKKVKNGIEELRTWLKDTVRTGIVNVPQQAYNLTTTIAARMVDAQASGLATMAKGLSSVDFYHEGWEKVFLKKLSKIYLLTEGYRQLDNLPPLLAQDVRSLTGWTTSKEEVLAGNSVNDNWVVLSITTEEDDKVTTERIWMYGQESACFALLLNFYGGGQTAQHTLYSGAIVNAELAFYPSVLPLRAIIKDQTAIAPFTSLTGFGSFKSITELVAQTLSVLPFAEKVPCLLSNVKINLTNKKWLLMDADNLSYLLNNTENTCWKALAISQGLPFSAFAVYENEKLTILSMWTKANFYSIV from the coding sequence GTGAATATTACTGAAGAACAAGTTATACAATTAGCTCCTGATACATCATCTTTAAAAGCCGGACAACAACTAGCCACAGTAGCTAAATGGGTGAAACGTCATGTACATGAAAAAGCCATATGGGGATATTGTCAGGGTAGTGGGAAAGAACCTTATAAGACCATGATCGATCGGGCTAACCTGGCTTTTAAATGTTCGTGCCCAAGCCGTAAATTTCCTTGTAAGCATGGTATTGCACTTGGCCTTTTATATGCGAAGAATCCCGGCGATTTTCAAGTAGAAACTACGTTAGCAGAACTGGTTGAAGAATGGATAGGTAAACGTGAAGTAAAGGCCGAGGTTAAGAAAGAAAAAGAAGAAAAACCGGTAGATGAAGCTGCTCAGAAGAAACGTGTTGAAGCAAGAGAAAAAAAGGTAAAGAACGGTATTGAAGAACTGAGAACTTGGCTTAAAGACACTGTGCGTACCGGAATTGTGAATGTACCTCAACAAGCTTACAATTTAACAACTACCATTGCTGCACGTATGGTTGATGCACAAGCATCCGGTTTAGCCACCATGGCAAAAGGGCTGTCGTCAGTTGATTTCTATCATGAAGGATGGGAAAAAGTATTTCTTAAAAAACTAAGCAAAATCTATCTTTTAACAGAAGGGTATAGGCAACTTGATAATTTGCCTCCATTATTAGCGCAGGATGTCAGATCGCTTACAGGGTGGACAACCTCCAAGGAAGAGGTGTTGGCAGGTAATTCGGTTAACGATAACTGGGTGGTATTATCCATTACAACAGAAGAGGATGATAAGGTAACCACAGAAAGAATCTGGATGTATGGACAAGAATCAGCGTGTTTTGCTTTGCTGCTTAATTTTTATGGAGGTGGACAAACTGCCCAGCATACCCTTTATTCCGGTGCTATTGTAAATGCGGAGTTAGCTTTTTATCCTTCTGTATTGCCACTTAGGGCCATTATAAAGGATCAAACAGCTATTGCACCTTTTACTTCATTAACAGGTTTTGGAAGTTTTAAGTCGATAACTGAGCTGGTTGCCCAAACGTTATCGGTATTACCTTTTGCTGAAAAAGTTCCGTGTCTTTTGTCCAATGTTAAGATTAACCTGACAAATAAAAAATGGTTGCTAATGGATGCTGATAATTTATCATACTTGTTGAATAATACGGAAAACACTTGTTGGAAAGCCTTAGCAATTAGCCAAGGATTGCCATTTTCGGCATTTGCTGTTTATGAAAACGAGAAATTAACGATCCTGTCCATGTGGACAAAAGCTAACTTTTACTCAATAGTGTAA
- a CDS encoding GIN domain-containing protein, protein MKTLSKLIAVAWVALTSILWVGNAQAADQVKKPKLTRSLQHFTKVNVEGNVRLIISNGDNDQLLMLSKEHLTSKQIKVEVKDGVLSIKSTMSRFAGTPQIVVFAKDLQAIEACKNVQIESLSTFNAIELSITLDQESSANLTIDVYELYSQVTLGSKLMVKGSAEVHNIKTDQSACIDGSSFIVNNYNAELNGICDFKAVVKDQFNYKNGTPAKMSLAGQEVSISSLY, encoded by the coding sequence ATGAAAACGCTCTCTAAACTAATCGCTGTTGCATGGGTTGCTTTAACAAGCATTTTGTGGGTTGGTAATGCTCAGGCAGCCGATCAGGTTAAGAAACCAAAACTTACCCGTTCATTGCAACATTTTACTAAAGTTAATGTGGAAGGAAATGTCAGATTAATTATCAGTAATGGTGATAATGACCAACTCCTGATGCTTTCTAAAGAACATCTTACTTCTAAGCAAATTAAAGTTGAAGTTAAGGATGGTGTATTAAGCATTAAATCAACAATGAGTCGCTTTGCAGGAACTCCTCAGATTGTGGTTTTTGCGAAAGACTTGCAAGCAATTGAAGCTTGCAAAAATGTTCAAATTGAGTCATTAAGCACATTTAATGCAATAGAATTGAGCATAACACTCGATCAGGAAAGTTCCGCTAATTTAACTATTGATGTCTACGAACTGTATTCTCAGGTAACTCTTGGCTCAAAATTAATGGTAAAGGGCTCTGCTGAAGTGCACAATATTAAAACAGATCAATCGGCTTGTATTGACGGCTCATCTTTCATTGTAAATAATTACAATGCTGAACTAAATGGCATCTGCGATTTTAAGGCAGTTGTTAAAGATCAGTTCAACTATAAAAATGGAACACCTGCTAAAATGAGTTTGGCCGGACAAGAAGTTTCCATTTCAAGCCTTTATTAG
- a CDS encoding GIN domain-containing protein, giving the protein MKTTIKSIGAFALAALLMISTMSFTTVNDDSKTKKAKKETTPVRKEMQVAAFETVKVSGNFKVMLSQGNEQKIIIEAPEEMANAVQSFVSENELNIYTTDAVKKKITLWITLKDIHNISTYGDVKVVKE; this is encoded by the coding sequence ATGAAAACAACTATTAAAAGTATCGGTGCATTTGCATTAGCAGCATTACTTATGATAAGCACAATGTCATTTACCACAGTTAATGACGATAGCAAAACTAAAAAAGCCAAAAAAGAAACTACTCCAGTTCGTAAAGAAATGCAGGTTGCCGCTTTTGAAACTGTAAAAGTAAGTGGAAACTTTAAAGTAATGCTTTCACAAGGTAATGAGCAAAAAATTATCATTGAAGCACCAGAAGAAATGGCAAACGCTGTTCAGTCATTTGTGTCTGAAAACGAATTGAATATTTATACAACAGATGCTGTTAAGAAAAAAATAACACTTTGGATTACCTTAAAAGACATCCATAATATCAGCACCTACGGCGATGTTAAAGTTGTAAAAGAATAA
- a CDS encoding RecQ family ATP-dependent DNA helicase has translation MSANHEVLKQYWGYSSFRPLQEEIIESVLAGNDTLALMPTGGGKSICFQVPAMQMEGVCIVISPLIALMKDQVENLKSKGIKAVAIFSGMSYREIDSALDNCVYGDVKFLYMSPERLSTEIVKVRIKKMKICFVTVDESHCVSQWGYDFRPSYLKIAGLRELLPNIHFLALTATATAEVKQDIHDKLLFKDGKVFQKSFERPNLTYVVRYGENKHEKMLEIMRKIPGSGIVYVRNRRETQEIAHFLWTNNIKADFYHAGVPTVDRFRKQNAWIGNQLRVIVATNAFGMGIDKPDVRFVIHLEAPESLESYYQEAGRAGRDEKKAYAVLLYNETDKIEALQKQEMAFPEVEEIRAVYQALGNYLQLAVGAGEGLSFDLDLNELCNRFNLKAIKVLNCLKFLEKDGYLSFSENVFLPSRMKFAVSNDELYRFQIANSVFDIPIKIILRSYGSLFDNYVSIDERLLASRTHTDYKTYLQVLNKLNELGIIYYFPQTDLPRVTFLTPRADAKSMFINKVYIEERKRDQRAKLESMMSYAEEKEVCRSVMLLHYFDEKNAQECGVCDVCLAFKKHVTKEDGLDVFRNLIVAKLSDGPVLLLDLQTKFNSYPAEEITNFIRLLQDEGTLKVNENNEISLL, from the coding sequence ATGTCTGCTAATCACGAAGTATTAAAACAATATTGGGGTTATTCATCATTCAGGCCGTTGCAAGAGGAAATTATTGAATCTGTGCTGGCTGGTAATGATACACTTGCATTAATGCCTACAGGAGGAGGGAAATCAATCTGTTTTCAGGTGCCGGCTATGCAAATGGAAGGCGTTTGCATTGTAATTTCTCCGCTAATTGCTTTAATGAAAGATCAGGTGGAAAATCTGAAAAGCAAAGGCATAAAAGCTGTTGCCATTTTTTCAGGGATGAGTTACCGAGAAATTGATTCAGCATTAGATAATTGTGTTTACGGTGATGTTAAGTTTTTGTATATGTCGCCCGAACGCCTGTCAACTGAAATTGTGAAGGTGCGGATAAAAAAAATGAAGATTTGTTTTGTGACAGTAGATGAATCGCACTGTGTTTCGCAATGGGGGTATGATTTCAGGCCTTCCTATTTGAAAATTGCCGGACTAAGAGAATTACTCCCCAATATTCATTTCTTGGCGTTAACAGCCACGGCTACAGCAGAAGTAAAGCAAGACATCCATGATAAATTACTTTTTAAAGACGGTAAGGTATTTCAAAAAAGTTTCGAACGCCCTAATCTCACCTATGTGGTGAGGTATGGAGAAAATAAACATGAAAAGATGCTGGAAATTATGCGAAAAATTCCTGGCAGCGGTATTGTTTATGTACGCAATCGAAGAGAAACCCAGGAGATTGCCCATTTTTTATGGACAAATAATATAAAGGCCGACTTTTATCATGCAGGTGTACCAACGGTTGATCGGTTTAGGAAACAGAACGCCTGGATCGGAAATCAGTTGAGAGTAATAGTAGCGACAAATGCGTTTGGAATGGGTATTGATAAACCCGACGTTCGTTTTGTAATCCATTTAGAAGCTCCCGAAAGTCTGGAATCTTATTACCAGGAAGCAGGCAGGGCAGGGCGCGACGAAAAGAAGGCCTATGCAGTGCTGTTGTATAATGAAACGGATAAGATAGAAGCACTCCAAAAGCAGGAGATGGCATTTCCGGAAGTAGAAGAAATCAGGGCTGTTTACCAGGCATTAGGAAATTATCTTCAACTGGCAGTTGGTGCTGGTGAGGGCTTAAGTTTCGACCTGGATTTAAATGAGCTTTGTAATCGATTTAATTTAAAGGCTATAAAGGTTCTGAACTGTTTAAAATTTTTGGAAAAGGATGGATACCTGAGTTTTTCAGAAAACGTATTTTTACCATCCCGGATGAAATTTGCGGTTAGTAATGATGAGTTATATCGATTCCAGATTGCTAACTCAGTATTTGATATTCCTATTAAGATAATTTTACGTTCTTACGGAAGCTTGTTTGATAATTATGTTTCCATAGATGAACGTTTATTGGCTTCTCGTACTCATACAGATTACAAAACTTACCTCCAGGTACTAAATAAATTAAACGAGTTGGGGATCATCTATTATTTCCCTCAAACGGACTTGCCGAGAGTAACTTTTCTAACTCCAAGAGCTGATGCTAAGTCTATGTTTATCAATAAAGTTTATATAGAAGAGCGAAAAAGAGACCAGCGAGCAAAGCTTGAATCGATGATGAGTTATGCTGAAGAAAAGGAGGTTTGCCGTAGTGTTATGTTGTTACATTACTTCGATGAGAAAAACGCACAAGAATGTGGTGTTTGCGATGTATGTTTAGCATTTAAAAAACATGTAACAAAAGAAGACGGTTTGGATGTTTTTCGCAACTTAATTGTTGCAAAACTTTCGGATGGTCCCGTGCTGCTTTTGGATTTACAAACAAAATTTAATAGCTATCCGGCAGAGGAAATTACAAATTTTATAAGGTTGTTACAGGATGAAGGTACGTTAAAAGTAAATGAGAATAATGAAATCAGCCTATTGTAG
- a CDS encoding fructosamine kinase family protein, protein MKTTLQQALSQVLNADVIIDDFHLVEGGSISSAAKVVTNSGTFFIKWNDASFHKLFEAEEIGLNVLRTACPILVPKLIGSGVIDYTAFLILEWIEPHAPEETFWEDFAKQLAIIHSNTTTLHGLAYTNFIGSLPQYNHHYTNWVDFFVANRLQVLVEAAFNKGYLTNSHLKKFYGFYSKLYTLIPEEKPSLLHGDLWNGNMMCGSDGKARIFDPAIYYGNREMDLAMSALFGGFNSKFYKAYDEYYPLEKGYESRFPIHNLYPLLVHLNLFGMSYLTDIEAILKEYN, encoded by the coding sequence ATGAAAACTACGCTCCAACAGGCACTCTCTCAAGTGCTAAATGCAGATGTAATCATTGATGATTTTCATCTCGTAGAAGGAGGTTCTATTAGCAGCGCTGCTAAAGTTGTTACCAATTCCGGTACATTTTTTATTAAATGGAATGATGCTTCTTTCCATAAATTGTTTGAAGCCGAAGAAATCGGGTTGAATGTATTAAGAACGGCTTGTCCTATTTTGGTTCCTAAACTAATTGGCTCTGGAGTTATTGATTACACCGCTTTCCTTATTTTAGAATGGATTGAACCACATGCTCCTGAAGAAACTTTTTGGGAAGATTTTGCCAAACAATTAGCCATCATACATTCAAATACAACTACATTACATGGCTTGGCTTATACTAATTTTATAGGAAGTTTACCTCAGTACAATCATCATTACACTAATTGGGTCGATTTTTTTGTTGCTAATCGCTTACAGGTTTTAGTGGAAGCTGCTTTTAACAAGGGTTATCTGACCAATTCGCATCTTAAGAAATTCTATGGTTTCTATTCAAAGCTCTATACTCTTATCCCCGAAGAAAAACCATCTTTACTCCATGGCGACTTATGGAATGGAAATATGATGTGTGGGTCTGACGGTAAAGCACGCATTTTTGATCCTGCAATTTATTACGGAAACAGAGAAATGGATCTTGCTATGAGTGCTTTATTTGGTGGTTTCAATTCAAAATTCTACAAAGCTTACGACGAATATTATCCATTGGAAAAAGGATATGAAAGTCGCTTTCCAATCCATAACTTATATCCTTTACTTGTTCATTTAAACTTATTTGGCATGAGTTACTTAACTGATATTGAAGCAATTTTAAAAGAATATAATTAA
- a CDS encoding bifunctional alpha,alpha-trehalose-phosphate synthase (UDP-forming)/trehalose-phosphatase: MNKSKTIIVSNRLPVKITFNSGQIAYQNSEGGLATGLGSIYRTGNNIWIGWPGAIIEDDMLKEQVSVDLKEKSLFPVFLSDEEINKYYEGFSNETLWPLFHYFPSYARYSEENWESYKAVNQKFADIVLANLKNGDQVWIHDYQLMLVPQMIRSKMQDVSIGFFLHIPFPSFEVFRLLPWRAELIKGVIGADLIGFHTFDDSKYFINSCQRILGLTSINNQLYVNDLPVIVDAFPISIDYVKYNELASNKVLKQHEDNIIRRKGEAKLMISVDRLDYSKGLINRLKAFDQLLSQFPKYKEKVVFVQLVVPSRDTVKQYSELKEEVDRLVSDINARYGTLNWQPIQYFYRSFSIELLSALYKTADIALVTPMRDGMNLVSKEYVASKIDKKGVLVLSEMAGASRELNDAIIINPNDQISYVNALVQALEMPDEEQLRRMTAMQEIVARFNIFHWVKVFMQRLEDAKTLQRRLSVREISPLIQEMIGERYLRAEKRLLFLDYDGTLVDFNNNPLLAWPDWDLLQLLEMLIADPKNTVVLISGRKQETLEEWFGKLNMNIVAEHGAWIKRKGKDWTHHEIDVAWKEDVYNIMQAINERTPRSFIEDKSYSVAWHYRNVEVGLAELRAKELVENLKYLTADRGLQIMHGNKVIEVKSAEINKGKAAKKWTDRHSYEFILAIGDDHTDEDTFKAMPKNAVNIKVGSTSSVAAFYLHSPNDVRLLLKNLVKEQIQENVE; encoded by the coding sequence ATGAATAAATCTAAAACAATTATTGTCTCCAATCGATTGCCTGTTAAAATCACCTTTAACAGTGGGCAAATTGCGTATCAAAACAGTGAAGGTGGCCTTGCTACTGGTTTAGGAAGTATTTACAGAACAGGAAACAATATTTGGATTGGATGGCCCGGAGCAATCATTGAAGATGATATGCTTAAAGAACAGGTTTCTGTCGATTTAAAAGAAAAGAGCCTATTTCCGGTTTTTTTATCCGATGAAGAGATAAACAAGTATTATGAGGGTTTTTCTAATGAAACGCTCTGGCCACTGTTTCACTACTTTCCTTCCTATGCCCGCTACTCTGAAGAAAACTGGGAAAGCTATAAAGCGGTAAATCAAAAGTTTGCTGACATTGTTTTAGCTAACCTTAAAAACGGAGATCAAGTATGGATACATGATTACCAGTTAATGCTCGTTCCTCAAATGATCCGGAGCAAAATGCAAGATGTTAGCATTGGATTCTTTTTACATATTCCATTTCCTTCTTTTGAAGTTTTCAGGCTGCTACCCTGGCGAGCTGAACTGATAAAAGGAGTAATTGGAGCCGACCTCATCGGATTTCATACATTTGATGATTCTAAATATTTCATTAATTCTTGTCAACGTATATTAGGATTAACTTCTATTAATAACCAGCTATATGTAAACGACCTTCCGGTTATTGTGGATGCATTCCCGATCAGTATTGACTATGTAAAATACAACGAGCTGGCCAGTAATAAAGTACTTAAACAGCATGAAGATAATATCATAAGACGAAAGGGTGAAGCCAAATTAATGATATCGGTTGACCGGCTTGACTACAGTAAAGGACTAATAAACAGACTAAAAGCATTTGATCAATTACTTTCACAATTTCCGAAGTACAAAGAAAAAGTGGTGTTTGTGCAATTGGTTGTACCCTCTCGTGATACGGTAAAACAATACAGTGAACTAAAGGAAGAGGTCGACAGGCTGGTAAGTGATATTAACGCCCGCTATGGAACCTTAAACTGGCAACCTATCCAATATTTCTATCGCTCATTTTCGATTGAACTACTATCCGCATTGTATAAAACTGCAGATATTGCCCTTGTTACACCTATGCGTGATGGTATGAACCTGGTAAGTAAGGAATACGTAGCCAGTAAAATCGATAAGAAAGGCGTTCTGGTACTAAGTGAAATGGCGGGAGCATCAAGAGAGTTAAATGATGCCATTATTATTAACCCTAATGATCAGATAAGTTATGTAAATGCATTGGTTCAGGCCCTTGAAATGCCAGATGAAGAACAATTACGTAGAATGACTGCAATGCAGGAAATCGTTGCCCGGTTCAACATTTTTCACTGGGTAAAGGTTTTTATGCAACGCTTGGAAGATGCTAAAACACTGCAACGCCGGCTTTCTGTAAGAGAGATTTCTCCATTAATTCAAGAAATGATTGGAGAGCGATACCTGCGTGCCGAAAAACGATTATTGTTTTTAGATTATGACGGAACACTGGTTGATTTTAATAACAATCCATTACTCGCCTGGCCCGACTGGGATTTACTTCAATTGTTGGAAATGTTAATTGCCGATCCGAAAAATACGGTTGTATTAATAAGTGGCCGCAAACAGGAAACGTTAGAAGAATGGTTCGGCAAACTGAATATGAACATTGTTGCGGAGCATGGTGCATGGATAAAGCGCAAAGGCAAAGATTGGACACACCATGAGATTGATGTAGCATGGAAAGAAGATGTATACAATATCATGCAGGCGATAAATGAACGTACCCCTCGTTCGTTTATTGAAGATAAAAGCTATTCGGTAGCTTGGCATTATCGCAATGTGGAAGTTGGACTGGCTGAATTGCGGGCTAAAGAACTGGTGGAGAATTTGAAATACTTAACAGCAGATAGAGGCCTTCAGATAATGCATGGTAATAAAGTTATTGAGGTTAAAAGCGCCGAAATAAATAAAGGCAAGGCTGCTAAAAAATGGACTGATCGTCATAGTTATGAATTTATTTTAGCCATTGGCGACGATCATACGGATGAGGATACGTTTAAAGCAATGCCTAAAAATGCCGTTAATATTAAGGTAGGTAGCACCAGTTCTGTAGCCGCCTTTTACTTACATTCACCAAATGATGTAAGGCTTTTGCTCAAAAATTTGGTTAAAGAGCAAATACAGGAAAACGTAGAGTAA
- a CDS encoding glycoside hydrolase family 15 protein, with translation MQKHTYQSGIVGNCAFIAHVHKNTDISWLCWPRFDSSFVFGSLLDQEKGGSFTILPEGSFTSRQFYVENTNVLCTEVECSEGIYRIIDFAPRFYQYERYYKPLMLVRKIQVMSGNPRVKITCRPTKNYGESELERFVGSNHVQYSGLANPIRLTSNFPLSHIVAGKYSALNETKYLVLTFGTPLEAPLESTAEDFLRKTTVYWQQWVKNTGIGNMYQEQVIRSSLALKIHQFEDTGAIVAASTTSLPEFDQSGRTWDYRFCWLRDAYYILQAFNNIGHFEEMEGYFNYLANISENEKGRYQPLFSISGDANLREREVDLYGYLGNKPVRVGNQASEHIQNDAYGQMLLSLLPLYTDKRFTYSERHDSAKWVENMLLKIENTIDEEDAGIWEFRHIAQRHCYTNLFQWAGCQAAMKIAAHINNIPLEKKAMELADRAAKHIEACYDPVREVYTQAEGTSNLDASTLQLIMMGYLDHRSEKARKHLEAVEDELKAPGGLFYRYKHKDDFGIPETTFLITAFWYVEALACVGRIKEATEAFENLLKYTNHLGLLSEDVLWEDGSQWGNFPQAYSHVGLMNAAYRIAKKIDKPDFLSF, from the coding sequence ATGCAGAAACACACCTATCAATCCGGCATAGTCGGGAATTGTGCGTTTATTGCGCATGTACACAAGAATACAGATATTTCATGGTTATGCTGGCCCCGGTTCGACAGTAGTTTTGTTTTTGGAAGTTTACTCGATCAGGAAAAAGGCGGATCATTTACGATTTTACCTGAAGGCTCTTTTACCTCCCGTCAGTTTTATGTTGAAAACACCAATGTGCTTTGTACAGAGGTAGAGTGTTCGGAGGGTATTTATCGCATTATCGACTTTGCCCCAAGATTTTACCAATATGAACGGTATTATAAGCCTTTGATGCTTGTACGTAAAATACAGGTAATGTCGGGCAATCCACGTGTAAAGATTACATGTAGGCCTACAAAAAATTATGGTGAAAGCGAGCTTGAAAGATTTGTGGGCAGTAACCATGTTCAATATAGCGGACTTGCCAATCCTATCCGACTTACCAGTAATTTTCCTTTAAGCCATATTGTTGCCGGAAAGTATTCGGCACTTAATGAAACCAAATATCTCGTGCTAACTTTTGGAACTCCATTAGAAGCCCCATTGGAAAGTACGGCGGAAGATTTTTTACGAAAAACGACTGTTTACTGGCAACAGTGGGTTAAGAATACGGGTATCGGAAATATGTACCAGGAGCAGGTAATACGATCTTCTCTTGCTTTAAAAATACATCAGTTTGAAGATACGGGTGCCATAGTTGCAGCAAGTACCACTAGTTTACCCGAATTTGATCAGAGTGGCCGCACCTGGGATTATCGATTTTGTTGGCTAAGGGATGCTTATTATATTCTACAGGCTTTTAACAATATTGGTCACTTTGAAGAAATGGAGGGGTATTTTAATTACCTCGCTAATATTTCTGAAAATGAGAAAGGACGTTATCAGCCTTTATTTAGCATTAGCGGTGATGCCAATTTAAGGGAACGTGAGGTTGATTTGTACGGTTATCTTGGTAACAAACCGGTGAGGGTGGGCAATCAGGCATCAGAACATATTCAAAATGATGCCTACGGTCAAATGCTCCTTTCCTTATTACCGCTTTACACCGATAAACGCTTTACATATTCAGAACGTCATGATTCTGCTAAATGGGTAGAAAACATGTTACTGAAAATTGAAAATACCATCGACGAAGAAGATGCTGGTATTTGGGAATTCAGGCATATTGCTCAACGCCATTGCTATACCAATTTATTTCAATGGGCCGGCTGTCAGGCAGCGATGAAGATCGCAGCACACATTAATAATATCCCGTTGGAGAAGAAGGCAATGGAACTTGCCGATAGAGCCGCAAAGCATATTGAGGCTTGTTACGATCCGGTTCGTGAGGTGTATACGCAGGCTGAAGGAACAAGTAATTTGGATGCAAGCACATTACAATTGATAATGATGGGTTATCTCGATCATAGAAGTGAAAAAGCAAGGAAACATTTGGAAGCAGTTGAGGATGAATTAAAGGCCCCTGGAGGTTTGTTTTACAGGTATAAACACAAGGACGACTTTGGTATTCCTGAGACTACTTTTTTGATTACTGCTTTTTGGTATGTGGAGGCACTTGCATGTGTGGGTCGTATTAAAGAGGCTACAGAAGCGTTTGAAAATCTCCTGAAGTATACAAATCATTTGGGCCTATTAAGTGAAGATGTGCTATGGGAAGATGGCAGCCAGTGGGGTAATTTTCCACAAGCATATAGCCATGTGGGTTTAATGAATGCAGCCTATCGGATTGCGAAGAAAATTGATAAACCGGATTTTTTATCTTTTTAA